The sequence AACTGGCGGTGGCGGCGCCGATGGTCGCGCCGAAGCCGACGAGCCAGCCGAGCATGACGGGGAGGATGATGCGGAAGAGGAAGACGAGCCCGGTCGCGGTGAGGAGGGCCGAGAGCGGGAGCAGGAAGTACACGAAGCGTTTCTCGTGGCGGTGGAGCCCGGGTGCGACGAAGCGCCAGAGTTGGTAGATGATCCAGGGGCTGCCGACGATGACGGCGGCGATGAGGGAGACCTTCATGTAGGTGGCGAAGGTCTCGAGCGGGCCGGTGCCGATGAGCATGTCGGGCTGGCCGGCGTCGCGCAGGGCGGACTTGGCGGGCTCGACGAGGAACGCGAGGAGATAGGACCCGAACCCGAGCGCGACCATGGCGATAGGAAGAAGGCCCGCGAGCGCCCAGATCAGCCGCCGGCGAAGTTCTTCGAGGTGATCGCCGAGCGGCATGTGCGACTGATTCGCCTTCTGTGCGGGCATAGCGGGGAGTCCGGGCGCGAGGGGGGAGGATACGACGCGGCGTGACGGAGAACGACGCTGCGGACATCCGAATGTTGCGAACGGGAGCGCCGCGTGCAGGACCCGGCGGATATGGCGGATGGGATCGGAGCGCCGGCGGATCTGTCGGAAACGGGGACGGTGCGCTTCGAGGAAGCCAGCGCGCGCGCGGAGCGGCGGGAGGCCCGGGCCGCCCTGGCGGGCGATCGCGAGAGCGTCGAGCGGCTGTGGCAGCGTCACCGGCGGTGGGTTGCGGCGATCCTGCTTGCGTACAAGCCCCGGTGGGCCGATCTCGACGATCTGCTGCAGGACGTCGCGGTGTCGGTGGTGCGCAAGGTGCACGAACTGCGGGATCCGGCGGCGGTGCGCCCGTGGCTCCGGACGGTGGCGATCAACGCGGCGCACGCGGCGGGCCGTACGGCCAAGCGTCGGGGGCGCGACGAACGCCTGGAGGAGCGCGACGCCCCCGCCGAGCCAGGCCGCCCCGGCGGGACGCCGCCCGACGAGGGCGGACGCTTGCTGGAACTGGCGGCGACGCTGCCCGAGGGATATCGCGAGCCCCTGCTGCTGAAGGCGGTGCAGGGGCTGTCGTACCGGGAAATCGGGCAGATTCTCGGGCTTCCCGAGACGACGATCGAGACGCGGATCGCCCGTGGGCGGCGGCGGCTGCGCGAGTTGGCGACGGCGCACGGCATCGCGCCCGACGCGTGACGGATCATGACGCGGGGCGCATCTGGGTGGGCGACATGAGCGAGGGCGAACTGGACATCCTGCTGACGCGCGTGATCGACGGGGGGGCCACCGAC is a genomic window of Planctomycetota bacterium containing:
- a CDS encoding sigma-70 family RNA polymerase sigma factor; translation: MQDPADMADGIGAPADLSETGTVRFEEASARAERREARAALAGDRESVERLWQRHRRWVAAILLAYKPRWADLDDLLQDVAVSVVRKVHELRDPAAVRPWLRTVAINAAHAAGRTAKRRGRDERLEERDAPAEPGRPGGTPPDEGGRLLELAATLPEGYREPLLLKAVQGLSYREIGQILGLPETTIETRIARGRRRLRELATAHGIAPDA